In Metopolophium dirhodum isolate CAU chromosome 9, ASM1992520v1, whole genome shotgun sequence, the genomic window AAGAAATTAGTCCATTGCAAAAAATGAACAAATGTCCAAAGGATTTCAAAAGAACAAGTGTTGAAAGATATTTTCGAGCTAATGGTTTCAATTTGGACTGGTGCAGTTTCAAacttgtatgtaaaataaaataataattaactgttaTTATACACACAGTTAATGAACACaagtttatgatataatatccaTCCTAATAAGAGAATATTAATTATGcccatattatattagcatatgctgttaaaataaaaaagctaAATGCAGTAAAAAATAGAGTTCGttgagtaatttatattattcgtaacttaaattaaaaaactatttagttgtataattgtatagtattttttaccAAGTAAATCAGTAAAAATACCATTTTGAATGTGTAATATACAATGAGAACCTTGAATAATATAGTTGCCCAACAAACTAGAAGACCTTTATTATCAACGATACTCTAGAAACTTACACTAGCACTCATAggataaaaattaagtattatgaatcaattattataaaacgttattgaaaatgtatgacTCGATACTTAATCGTTTGGAGCATGGTTTGTTGGGCAACCATCCTATCTttaattggggggggggggggggggcggagtGGCAATGCAGACTAAGGTGTCGGTTATAATGCAGTTTCAAAACCTCGGCCACAAGCGGAATTTTTCATCGGGCAAGTCACGATATCTGTAGAGAAGTACTGCCAACCCCCACCCGGAGATggtagatacctacgggtgACCAATAAATAATTTGCCAAACCataaaacacacgtgttttctaaatttacaatttcgccccctacaaaaacaaaaaaagctaatggccatagttagCCGGGCTTTACTACGatcaattagaaaaataaaaaaaatctttaattgtgatgagaacatttttaacttcctagtattttacattttcagtgtttatatattatacaccttagTCCAGTtccatatttaataaatacatactaaaattattatcaaatgtaaTTTCCAAACTTTAAAGTGTAATTTTCTTCACTTTAGGTAGAGTTGACGATCATAAACCAGAATCACACTATGAATGTTCAGGACAGAACTAGCACAAAACATGAAGAAGAAAATGTTTGGGAATTAATGGAATCTCTGCGATACAGTCAGTCCATGGATGGAGATAATTCAAAATTGAGCGTTACATTACTTATctttatgatttttgtaataggGATAATCTTTAGTATTGGTGTATTTAGAtggcataaaaataaaaagttatctTTTTGaatagaacaaaaaataaataaaattgaaattatttgaattgttttatttttttaatagacataaactcttaaatatatatttaacacatttgATTGTTATATATTTGACACTTTCTCAGTATGTCAAttgtaaatggattttaaaCATTGTCCAGATTACAAAGATTAATTACTAGACTAAaacattattaagtttaaaaacttgaattttcaatgtttttacaaattaattgaacttaacccacataatattaattagtgtagtttattgtttaataatggtagattaggttttttttgttatgttccctaataattctttacaataaaaataaacaagttgTTCTAAATATATGAACATACTTATGAAGTTAAgaacaatataatttcaaaaactaattaatcaaactaaatattaaatttgaaacaatAGTGCTTACATTTTTCAAGGAAAGGTAAACATCAAAAACGCTTTGATAAAACTTTCTATACTATTTTAACCAGTAAATATTaaagcacaaaaaaaaaaaaagaataaaataaagagAAAATGGAAGTTAAAATTATCGTTATACCATTTACAAAATAGATTTTCAGTtgtttaaagatttaaaataagaatgaaatagattttttttaagtaaattaatcaATGGGAAGTCAAAAATTGTAGTTATGAAAATTGGCATTCAGTAACAATAAGTGTTTGAGTTTGAGCAGTTTCAATACCATTTGGCTTAATACGCACATTTTGTAATGATCCCATGACGTCATCTTTATCCAGATCAGAAGAATTACTGTAGCGTAAATATGCAAAACCTCTAGGGCCTCTCCAAGTAATATGCCTAGAAAATGGTACAATGTTATCTTAAatcttgaaaataaatataatcatattgtttatacatacaGTGGTTTAACTCCACGTTCCATCAAAGCAGCCTTTAAGTCACGTACTCTAACATTATTTGCAATATTTCCGACTTTAAGTACAAATTCATCACCACTAGAAGATCTTgaataatttggtttttcacTTGAGTTGTAGTATCCAATAtggttgttgttattgttgttgaaaTGAGGTCTTGATTCTTGTACATAGTCTCTctgataacatttaaaaaaaaattaatttagagtatataattattattaaaaaattaaatttatgtatgtTGTACCTCATCAGTTTGTGATGCCATTCCATTACGATGATATTGTGGTGGACGGAAAACTCTAGAACTGGTGTAATTATCTTGACGAGTAGCAGAACCTTTAGAATAGCTATTACGGCGAGAAATTACTCCGTCATAGAAACTATTTTGACGAGACGATAGATCGTTGGAGTAACTGTTATGACGAATACCATGGTTATTAATTCCACCATTTTGTCGCGAATCTGGGCCATTAAAGTTATCATGGCGTACCATAGGGCCATTGAAATATCTAGTAGGACGAACAGTTGGACCATTTGAATATCTGTTTTGTTGCATAACGGCTGACCTATTGGAGTCATGATGATGTGTTCTGCTATTGGACCTTATGCTTCCATGATAAGATGTCCTTTCTTGAGAATAGCTGTTCTGACgataattttgtgaaaaatatttttttggactAGGTAAATAATCTCTTTGAACTTTACGCCCAACAGATATCTCACGACCGCGATCTTCACGATCAATATAATCACGTCTAGTAGCACGAGAATTACTACGAgagttatatttactattactattagaTTGATTAATGGATTGTTTATCAATATCATCTGAATTAATACGTTTGCGTGACTGTTTTGGACGAGGTCTACGTTTATTTTTAGGAGTATCAATGGATGGAGAAACAGCTTGTGTACCATTAGCACTTTTGGACTCAGTTACTGTTACCGGCGATGTTACAGTCTTAGCAGATTCTGATTTAGTACGACGTTTGTTAGGTTTTTTTGAAGAAGAACGTAGTTCTTTTTTATCATTTTGCTTACTACGTTTTTCAGTTGAACTACTGCGATGATGTTGGCTGGAAGTAGATTTAGCACGTTTATGTTTGATTTTGAAGTCAGTATTCTTAGAAGCAGGTGCTAATGAATGCTTAGAAGAAGACCGATGTTTTGACACTACACTATCTTTAAATACTGAGTCATTAGTTTCAGATCGGGTTGAGTAACGCTTTTGACgatatctattttaaaaataaaaacttggtCTTAAATaggagtttaaaaaaaataattaactcttaacatttaaaaaaatgaaattttaccCTTTAGGTTTTCTATATGTTCTTGGTGAAGGAGGTATTTCTTCAGGTTCACTGTCCACATCTTTGAGAGTACAATCAAAGTCGTCAATTTGTTCTTGTTTAGTACGTAATAATTGCAAGGGTGGCATTTCCAATAACCTACGCTTAGAAATATAATTCCAAAACACATCCTTGGGACGATCAAGACGATTCTCCACCCGTATAATTTCATtggatgtaataataatgtctacAGGTACATCATAAGGCTTGAAAATGTCTGTTGGAAGCGTGTCAAATACctttaaacaaagaaaaaatttttatttactttcataaaaattattcaaatattatccTACATAAaagttttacataaataatggaAAGTGAAGCTAActctaatgaaaaaaatgtatttattaggttttatatatatacatgtttagtggggcccattatcttcttgaagaataaatttaaataaatttactaggGGAAATGTAattgggtgggggggggggggaaagcACTACGTTGGTGATAGTCCAAGGCAGTTTGCATTCCCTATCCTttgctataaaaataacattaactaCAGCAGCTGGCAGTAAAATTCATTGAaacttacaaatttaaaaaaagctgaATACCGTAGAATGGGGTAACTTTGATATACTTATGTTCTAATTCACCAGAGTACcacgatgattttttttcataaattggcGTTACTTAGATATCACATTaagaaatataggtattaaagttCCCCCCTACATTGTGTAACTTTGATAGcatattaaaaagattaatatCTCAAAAGATAACATCAGAAATTtaacgtttaaatatttatcataactaGCTGTAactagtatttaattttgagaGTTTTATCGTTAAAACTACTGAAGttatccataaaataaaaagtaagatTGTCATAAAACAGTAACAAATTATCAAAGTTATCCCATTTTACGGTACTAGGAAACGTGCGACACCTAaagctaaattattattatattaataataaatcacataCCTGTACATCATGTACAATAGTAACTACTACAGTATTATCAGTCACCATATTCATAGAACTTAAGATGACAAATTCTAAATCACAAAATCCATTTCCAATACCAATTCTGCgccctaaaaataaaatacattttttttaatatgaagaTTAAAACAAACTAAGTAGTTATATTACCTTTTTTATCAACAGCAACAGATCCCAGAATAACCATATCTATATGAACATCATTGTTTTGAtccaatgttattaatttattaccccATTTACGAAGTCCTTTTTGAGTACTAGCTGATCTCAGCATTTTTGCTGATGGTTCAGCAAATGGCAAGGACACATTTTGCAAGAGTCCTTCCTTCAAACGAAGCAATGGAACTAATAATCTCTTACCCCACTAGAAAATGaaggtaaataattttattattttacattgagtaacaatttgaaattaatagtaaaaattagttaatttaaattgcCTGCAtgtaaaaactaatttgaatgAAGTAAGAACTTACATTAAGTGTCAGAAAACGGGCTGTTTCTTGAGCTTTATCAGGGGTCACTTGGACAgtttttgcttttttaaatTCTTCCAACTTTTCTAACAATAGTGAAACATTATTACATCCTTTGAAATTTGGTATACGGTTAAAGCAAGGTTTAGGAAATATAACTAGAGAGTTTTCTTCCATAAATTCCCAAACTTTTTGACGAATATCTTTCTTGGATGTCTGCTCTAATATGACACTGTCATCAATGCgcattggtttattttttaagcctACATCTAATGCAAGATTGCCATCATTTAAATTACTATGTTCCATTTCTTTCACTTTATTCATATCATCAGTATCTTTTATTTCTTTCTCGTTTGACTCCACACTTACATCTAGTTTAACCTCTTCATTAGAGTCACTTATTCCATTTTCTACTATAGCAGAATGTTGTTCATTTGAAAGTTTGGTATTTTCCATTTTCATATCAACAGAACCATTATAAACTTTGCTTTTATCGGTTCCTTCAGATTTAATGTCATCACATTCTTTGGTCACTTCAGTTTTAGGAGaagctataaatatataaaatacaaaaacttacaatttaattaacattCAAAATGAATCTGGTAAATACAgaaccaaataaaattttaagaaaaagattaatacccatatattacaggtaataattaaaatcatgaaTAGGTTATGAACATGATAGGTATATTCATTGAACACAATAAGTAGTAGGTAGGCTAGACCAGAGGCATTCAAACTTTTTCATCCCGCGGCTCCTTCAGCTGTTGGCAACATTTTAGTgactcaaattattaaatacgcataaagaaaatgttttaatatttaattattgataataatattataatattataaatactatcaagaaaatatatttaaaaataattatgaaataaaactgaaattaattgttttaaaaaaacaatatattattatatattcatttaagagtagttatttttttacgcGATCCACAGTTTGAATATCTCTGCCTTAGCATATACCTTATTGTTAACTAACCCAAAGCAGCAGTAGGACTTGTTGGTGGTGATTTAGACACAGGACTCCTCAATGATTGATTAAGTTTGGCCTTATTTGATTGAGCAAGTCGTTCAGCTAGACTAGGCGATTTATTACTTCCTGGGCTTGATTTAGTTGAAGATGGGGAACGTCCAGATTTTGACGGGCTTGATGAGGCACTGTCAGATTTTGAATTATCATCAGAGGACTTAGGGCTCTTTGGAGAACCAGTTGTTGTTTTTTGTTGACTCATGGTTCCAGAAACTACAAGTTTTGGACTAGGTGGATTTCTCAATTGTAAACCTTCGTTAGGAAATTGTTGTAGATCTAATCAAATTACAAAAGTTGTTTCAATACATTATTcataagaatttattaaaatcaacataataaacttaatatctacataatatctatcatatttaatttataaacaagttttgaaaatatcacctacctagttttaatttttacttttagataaataaaaataaatatttatttaagaggAAGCCACACACGCATGTGATGTCTAGTCTTACAAGCATACAACATGGAATATTGTGCAGCagtttcaattttgtttaaaaacatcTTATAATACAaagaatttacctattataacttaaaagtaagGACATCCAATTGTTTTCTCAAGGGATTTTAACGAAATTTTTAAGCAAGTTAAATTCTTAATTAGGTTAATTACACTATTCTCTTTCCAGCGAGAGAACTGCACACTGTGGCAGTCATAAATTGGTTCTTCTGCGCTTACCCACAGGACACCCACCCTTCAGTAATGGAACCAGTCTGATGTGTGCGGATGAGCAGGATCAGTGTTCTCTCACTGGCCAGAGATAGGTTAACTTATTAGTTGttactaatattactatatttttcaaGCTGATTTTCCTTagataaaaactatattgtgtattatgtattaaaaatatatagaaattattgaCAACTATTTCatcttaaatattaacaatacaaaatatattatttacattaaatcaTGTCTATTGCCCGTCAATAGGCATGACatggataataaattattgaagggaaataaaaacaaaatttacaatAGGTACGATGGTTGGGTTGGggcataattaattattatacctgccACAGGGATAGAAATAAAAGAGAGTCCCAGAAAAGTTATTAGAcgtaaaagaacaaaaaaaaaattatgtctcCGGCGATATTGGGCGTCGAAGAAATTCGGTTTGATGAAATTCGACAATGGGGAGGGTACATAACACACGGTACAAATAGGTGTAacacctacctataaataataatttaaaatagggTCGATAACATAATGATTGTGAAAAGAACTACGCGCGTGTCTTTAGAGAAAGTGCATGCCATAactcgtaataaaatatatttaatctcaAAATGGCGGTGTGAACGATGGTTTGCGGGAGGTGAAAAACGTCGAACGTAagacaatattaatacaaaatattaaaataccaaaatataattttaatcacgGGGGCCACGTAATACTCgcaagatttataatttatattcagtgTACTTACGCGGTGGGAAAACGAACGCACGACGGACGTCAGAGACTTGCACACACAGCGGCGGTCCCGTCGTACGGACCGGATTTCGTTTAGCATATAACGcgcgattaaaatattaataattatattaataattaatgacgaAGCGGCGCGGTGGCGGACTACCTACGGCGAATAAAGCGGATCacgggggttttttttttccagtggGTGGCGAGTGGGGCGGATCGGGTGATGGGTTACGTGTTAAAATGGATACTTACGGGAGTTGCCCATGGTGTGCTGGC contains:
- the LOC132952516 gene encoding uncharacterized protein LOC132952516 isoform X1, with the translated sequence MGNSHLQQFPNEGLQLRNPPSPKLVVSGTMSQQKTTTGSPKSPKSSDDNSKSDSASSSPSKSGRSPSSTKSSPGSNKSPSLAERLAQSNKAKLNQSLRSPVSKSPPTSPTAALASPKTEVTKECDDIKSEGTDKSKVYNGSVDMKMENTKLSNEQHSAIVENGISDSNEEVKLDVSVESNEKEIKDTDDMNKVKEMEHSNLNDGNLALDVGLKNKPMRIDDSVILEQTSKKDIRQKVWEFMEENSLVIFPKPCFNRIPNFKGCNNVSLLLEKLEEFKKAKTVQVTPDKAQETARFLTLNWGKRLLVPLLRLKEGLLQNVSLPFAEPSAKMLRSASTQKGLRKWGNKLITLDQNNDVHIDMVILGSVAVDKKGRRIGIGNGFCDLEFVILSSMNMVTDNTVVVTIVHDVQVFDTLPTDIFKPYDVPVDIIITSNEIIRVENRLDRPKDVFWNYISKRRLLEMPPLQLLRTKQEQIDDFDCTLKDVDSEPEEIPPSPRTYRKPKGYRQKRYSTRSETNDSVFKDSVVSKHRSSSKHSLAPASKNTDFKIKHKRAKSTSSQHHRSSSTEKRSKQNDKKELRSSSKKPNKRRTKSESAKTVTSPVTVTESKSANGTQAVSPSIDTPKNKRRPRPKQSRKRINSDDIDKQSINQSNSNSKYNSRSNSRATRRDYIDREDRGREISVGRKVQRDYLPSPKKYFSQNYRQNSYSQERTSYHGSIRSNSRTHHHDSNRSAVMQQNRYSNGPTVRPTRYFNGPMVRHDNFNGPDSRQNGGINNHGIRHNSYSNDLSSRQNSFYDGVISRRNSYSKGSATRQDNYTSSRVFRPPQYHRNGMASQTDERDYVQESRPHFNNNNNNHIGYYNSSEKPNYSRSSSGDEFVLKVGNIANNVRVRDLKAALMERGVKPLHITWRGPRGFAYLRYSNSSDLDKDDVMGSLQNVRIKPNGIETAQTQTLIVTECQFS
- the LOC132952516 gene encoding uncharacterized protein LOC132952516 isoform X2, whose product is MSQQKTTTGSPKSPKSSDDNSKSDSASSSPSKSGRSPSSTKSSPGSNKSPSLAERLAQSNKAKLNQSLRSPVSKSPPTSPTAALASPKTEVTKECDDIKSEGTDKSKVYNGSVDMKMENTKLSNEQHSAIVENGISDSNEEVKLDVSVESNEKEIKDTDDMNKVKEMEHSNLNDGNLALDVGLKNKPMRIDDSVILEQTSKKDIRQKVWEFMEENSLVIFPKPCFNRIPNFKGCNNVSLLLEKLEEFKKAKTVQVTPDKAQETARFLTLNWGKRLLVPLLRLKEGLLQNVSLPFAEPSAKMLRSASTQKGLRKWGNKLITLDQNNDVHIDMVILGSVAVDKKGRRIGIGNGFCDLEFVILSSMNMVTDNTVVVTIVHDVQVFDTLPTDIFKPYDVPVDIIITSNEIIRVENRLDRPKDVFWNYISKRRLLEMPPLQLLRTKQEQIDDFDCTLKDVDSEPEEIPPSPRTYRKPKGYRQKRYSTRSETNDSVFKDSVVSKHRSSSKHSLAPASKNTDFKIKHKRAKSTSSQHHRSSSTEKRSKQNDKKELRSSSKKPNKRRTKSESAKTVTSPVTVTESKSANGTQAVSPSIDTPKNKRRPRPKQSRKRINSDDIDKQSINQSNSNSKYNSRSNSRATRRDYIDREDRGREISVGRKVQRDYLPSPKKYFSQNYRQNSYSQERTSYHGSIRSNSRTHHHDSNRSAVMQQNRYSNGPTVRPTRYFNGPMVRHDNFNGPDSRQNGGINNHGIRHNSYSNDLSSRQNSFYDGVISRRNSYSKGSATRQDNYTSSRVFRPPQYHRNGMASQTDERDYVQESRPHFNNNNNNHIGYYNSSEKPNYSRSSSGDEFVLKVGNIANNVRVRDLKAALMERGVKPLHITWRGPRGFAYLRYSNSSDLDKDDVMGSLQNVRIKPNGIETAQTQTLIVTECQFS